One Pseudomonadales bacterium genomic window, GCTAAAAACGCACGCAGCTTTGCCACGCTCATGGTTGAACAATCGATGACTTCACCCGCTTGAAGTGGTGCAAAGCCTTTAAGCTCTTGCTCACCGCCCTCGCCTTCAAATACTAATTTGAATTCAGTGGCATCTGCGATAGTGGTAGATTTTTCGCTGCCGTAGAAGTCACCTTCGCTCATTGAAGCAACGTGTGACTTCGAGTCGGATGCCCATGCACCCATGGAGTGTGGGTTTTTACGCGCATAAGATTTAACCGCACCCGGTGCACGGCGGTCAGAGTTACCTTCACGTAAAACAGGGTTTACTGCAGAGCCTTTGACTTTATCGTAAGCGGCTTTAATTGACTTTTCTTCGTCATTTTGAGGCTCTTCTGGGTATTCAGGCAATGGATAACCTTGCGCCTGAAGCTCAGCAATGGTTGCTTTAAGCTGAGGCACAGAAGCCGAAATATTTGGCAGCTTGATGATGTTAGCATCAGGTGTTTTCGCCAGCTCACCAAGTTCAGCTAAGGCATCTGAGATTTTTTGATCGTCGCTTAAATAATCAGGAAAGTTTGCTAATACGCGACCCGATAAGGAAATATCACGTGTTTCAACTTCAACACCGGCAGCGCCTGTGAAAGCTTGAATAATCGGTAATAGTGAATAAGTTGCCAGCGCTGGCGCTTCATCAGTTTCTGTATAGATAATTTTTGACGTGGTCATTTTCTTTCCTAGTTTTAAAAGTAAGGCGGCATCGCGACTAAAAGCCAAACTAACGCTTTTAAACCTATTTTTAAACCTATGTTGTCACTACAAAGCATTAGCGATAGTGCTTTGCAGATGTTTACAAGGTTTAAAGCCGATCAAAATAGCGAAGCGCAGCTGAAGCATTTTCAACGGCTTTACTATTAATGCGGCCAAAGGCTGTATTAGGCAATACTGCATTACCAGAGTAAGCGAGTATACTGTCCATGCTGCGCCGCGAGCTTGTGGCCGCTTAAGCAGACATGCGAACTGCACACTCTTTTTTGCGCGCGCAATTATATCAGCAAGCCAGTGAATTACATAGTAAACTTGAGCTTTTGATAAATATTGATAAACATGGCTGAGATTCTTTTACTCAACAAACCTTACCACATGCTGAGCCAGTTTACTGATGCCGATCAGCGCCAAACTTTAAAATCAATATTAGCTGATAAACCAGGCTTTTATGTTGCAGGCCGCTTAGATTACGACTCTGAGGGGCTTTTACTCCTCACCAACCACGGGCGCTTGCAGCATGTGTTGAGCCACCCGAAATTTGGCAAAGAGAAAACCTATTGGGTTCAAGTAGATGGCCAGATTAGTGCTGATGCACTGCAGAAACTTGCTGGCGGCGTAATTCTGAAAGATGGTAAAACCAAACCCGCTAAAGTAAAAACCATCTCGCCCCCCAAGGTATGGCCAAGGCAGCCGCCAATCAGAGTTCGCAAACATATTCCCACCAGCTGGATTGAAATGCGTATCAGCGAGGGCAAAAATCGTCAGGTACGTCGCATGACAGCGGCCGTTGGCTTCCCTACTTTACGCTTAATCCGCGCCAGTATCGCCGAATTTGAGCTTGGCAGCTTGGCGCCGGGCGAGTGTCGTAGTATTCATCTGACACAAACCGAGCTCAATCGCATGCTTAAA contains:
- a CDS encoding pseudouridine synthase: MAEILLLNKPYHMLSQFTDADQRQTLKSILADKPGFYVAGRLDYDSEGLLLLTNHGRLQHVLSHPKFGKEKTYWVQVDGQISADALQKLAGGVILKDGKTKPAKVKTISPPKVWPRQPPIRVRKHIPTSWIEMRISEGKNRQVRRMTAAVGFPTLRLIRASIAEFELGSLAPGECRSIHLTQTELNRMLKTSSALPDNKPAKANKRRFSQSKTNNNNAKRYAKFQGRSKQP
- a CDS encoding NADP-dependent isocitrate dehydrogenase, with amino-acid sequence MTTSKIIYTETDEAPALATYSLLPIIQAFTGAAGVEVETRDISLSGRVLANFPDYLSDDQKISDALAELGELAKTPDANIIKLPNISASVPQLKATIAELQAQGYPLPEYPEEPQNDEEKSIKAAYDKVKGSAVNPVLREGNSDRRAPGAVKSYARKNPHSMGAWASDSKSHVASMSEGDFYGSEKSTTIADATEFKLVFEGEGGEQELKGFAPLQAGEVIDCSTMSVAKLRAFLA